One window of the Pseudomonas sp. S04 genome contains the following:
- a CDS encoding peptidylprolyl isomerase: MAKATARHILVASEAKCNELKAQIEGGADFAEVAKANSTCPSSRQGGDLGSFGPGQMVKEFDTVVFSAPVNTVQGPVKTQFGYHLLEVTSRQD, from the coding sequence ATGGCCAAAGCCACTGCCCGTCACATCCTGGTTGCCAGCGAAGCCAAGTGCAACGAACTGAAAGCCCAGATCGAAGGCGGCGCTGATTTCGCCGAAGTTGCCAAAGCCAACTCCACCTGCCCGTCCAGCCGTCAAGGCGGCGACCTGGGCTCGTTCGGTCCTGGCCAGATGGTCAAGGAATTCGACACCGTGGTCTTCAGCGCCCCGGTCAACACCGTACAAGGCCCAGTCAAGACCCAGTTCGGTTACCACCTGCTGGAAGTGACCAGCCGTCAGGACTGA
- a CDS encoding esterase/lipase family protein codes for MQRNASTQYPIMLVHGLFGFDSIGNLDLFHGVKQALRNAGAHVFIPYLSATHSNELRGQQLLTQIELVRAGTGAAKVNLIGHSQGALAARYAAALAPGHVASITSVSGPNHGSELADRLRQALTPGHLPEQVAAAVSTLFVEFLRFISGSPKIPQNAIAALNALTTEGVTAFNGKYPQGLPDTWGGNGEEQVNGVRYYSWSGTVQGRLRDEGPNALDPLHLFCRNFSRFFIREAEQNDGMVGRFSSHLGTVLRSDYPLDHMDSINQTTGLVRLGINPVALYLEHAERLKQAGV; via the coding sequence ATGCAACGGAATGCAAGCACCCAATACCCGATCATGCTGGTTCACGGCCTCTTCGGGTTCGACAGTATCGGCAATCTCGATCTCTTCCACGGCGTCAAACAGGCCTTGCGCAACGCCGGCGCCCACGTGTTCATCCCCTATCTCTCCGCCACCCACAGCAACGAACTGCGCGGCCAGCAATTACTGACACAGATCGAGCTGGTGCGGGCCGGAACCGGTGCCGCCAAGGTCAACCTGATCGGCCATAGCCAAGGCGCCCTCGCGGCGCGTTATGCGGCGGCGCTGGCACCCGGGCATGTGGCCTCGATTACTTCGGTCAGCGGGCCGAACCATGGCTCGGAACTGGCCGACCGCCTGCGCCAGGCGCTGACCCCCGGGCATCTGCCCGAGCAGGTCGCGGCGGCGGTCTCGACGCTGTTTGTCGAGTTCCTCAGATTTATCAGCGGCAGTCCGAAAATCCCGCAGAACGCCATCGCCGCCCTCAACGCCCTGACCACCGAGGGCGTCACCGCCTTCAATGGCAAATACCCACAAGGCTTGCCCGACACCTGGGGCGGCAACGGCGAAGAGCAGGTCAACGGCGTTCGCTATTACTCCTGGAGTGGCACTGTGCAGGGGCGCCTGCGGGATGAGGGCCCTAACGCCCTCGATCCGCTGCACCTGTTCTGCCGCAACTTTTCGCGCTTTTTCATCCGCGAGGCCGAGCAGAACGACGGCATGGTCGGGCGCTTCAGCTCGCACCTGGGCACGGTCCTGCGCTCAGACTACCCGCTGGATCACATGGACAGCATCAACCAGACCACTGGCCTGGTGCGCCTGGGCATCAATCCCGTGGCCCTGTACCTGGAGCACGCCGAGCGCCTGAAGCAGGCCGGCGTCTGA
- a CDS encoding 3-deoxy-7-phosphoheptulonate synthase, which translates to MNSRVSALPLSTHNPANEALTQRLPSSLQLKQQLPLSLALSQQVAAHRQAIRAILEGEDSRLLVVVGPCSIHDPQSALEYAGKLARLAHEVSAEMLLVMRAYVEKPRTTVGWKGLAYDPHLDGSDDMVGGLNLSRELMREMLRLGLPVATELLQPMAASYFDDLLSWVAIGARTTESQIHREMASGLGMPVGFKNGTDGGVGVATDAMRSAAHPHRHFGVDSQGHPAIIQTQGNPDTHLVLRGGHRGPNYDQHHVARIEDDLQRLNIASRIMVDCSHANSGKDPLRQPAVFNDVLEQRLNGNRALIGMMLESHLFEGCQALGPSLRYGVSVTDGCLGWEATEQLLREASRKLRNT; encoded by the coding sequence ATGAACTCCCGCGTATCCGCTCTGCCGCTGTCCACCCACAACCCTGCCAATGAAGCACTGACCCAGCGTCTGCCCAGCTCATTGCAGCTCAAGCAACAATTGCCCCTGAGCCTCGCCCTGAGCCAACAGGTCGCCGCCCATCGCCAAGCCATCCGCGCCATCCTTGAAGGTGAAGACTCGCGTCTGCTGGTTGTCGTCGGCCCCTGCTCGATCCACGATCCGCAATCGGCCCTTGAATACGCCGGCAAACTCGCCCGACTCGCCCACGAAGTCAGCGCCGAGATGCTCCTGGTGATGCGTGCCTATGTCGAAAAACCGCGTACCACGGTGGGCTGGAAAGGCCTGGCCTACGACCCGCACCTGGACGGCAGTGACGACATGGTCGGCGGCCTGAACCTGTCCCGGGAATTGATGCGCGAGATGCTGCGCCTCGGCCTGCCGGTTGCCACCGAGTTGCTGCAACCGATGGCCGCCAGCTACTTCGATGACCTGCTCAGTTGGGTGGCTATCGGTGCACGTACCACCGAATCGCAGATCCACCGGGAAATGGCCAGCGGCCTGGGCATGCCGGTCGGCTTCAAGAACGGCACCGACGGCGGCGTGGGCGTCGCCACCGATGCCATGCGCTCGGCCGCCCACCCGCACCGCCACTTCGGCGTCGACAGCCAGGGCCATCCGGCGATCATCCAGACCCAGGGCAACCCGGACACCCACCTGGTGTTGCGCGGCGGCCATCGCGGCCCCAACTACGACCAGCACCACGTGGCCCGGATCGAGGACGACCTGCAGCGGCTGAACATCGCGTCGCGGATCATGGTCGATTGCAGCCATGCCAACAGCGGCAAGGATCCCCTGCGCCAGCCAGCGGTGTTCAACGACGTGCTGGAGCAACGCCTGAACGGCAATCGCGCACTGATCGGCATGATGCTAGAGAGCCACCTGTTCGAAGGGTGCCAGGCGCTGGGGCCGTCCCTGCGCTACGGGGTGTCGGTGACGGACGGTTGCCTGGGTTGGGAGGCGACTGAGCAGCTCCTGCGAGAGGCCAGCCGCAAGCTGCGCAATACCTGA
- a CDS encoding extracellular solute-binding protein, translating to MRLAFSSLISTVLALLLSATTVNAAPQHALTVYGEPAKYPADFSHFAYANPQAPKGGSMRRSAIEIGRFDHVSPYIDKGIGVSQLDGMVYSPLAQRSLDEPYTVYGLVAEKMERAEDGMWLRFYLNPKARFADGRAITAEDVRYTFDLLMTQGSLRYRTQFADVKGVEVESPRTIRFDFKNNQNRTLALDIATLPVFPEHWWKSRDFANGGGYEAPLGSGPYRVSKIDSGRSITFERNPDWWAKDLPVSRGLYNFDRFSIEYFGDTDVARQVLRGGAYDYNREFSATGYSIGYDGPALNDGRLQKAHLAKQAPQTSQGFVFNLQNPMFKDRRVRQALAMLWDFEWSNRQMMRDLYIRQQSFFSNTELAARQLPDADELAILEPLRGQIPDEVFTQVFEAPKTDGSGLIRDKQLQALDLLEQAGWKPDGDRLVNAQGEPLAFTFLISQNGMDRLLLPYKRTLAQIGIHLNIRLIDSSQYVNRLMSRDYDMIVTGYPVSTSPGGELFNYFGSAAANDPGANNYMALQNPAVDRLLDGLVKATTQADMLRHAHALDRVLQWNYYWIPNYYPPGSSTVWWNRFGMPAVPASNDEAIESWWQVSTTPLTNEQMAAERIKRGQPGGPR from the coding sequence ATGCGACTGGCTTTCTCCTCATTGATCTCCACGGTCCTGGCCTTGCTGCTGAGCGCGACCACCGTGAATGCAGCTCCCCAGCACGCCCTCACCGTCTACGGCGAACCGGCCAAGTACCCTGCCGATTTCAGCCATTTTGCCTATGCCAATCCACAAGCCCCCAAGGGCGGCAGCATGCGCCGTTCGGCCATTGAGATCGGGCGCTTTGACCACGTCTCGCCCTACATCGACAAAGGCATCGGCGTCAGCCAGCTCGATGGCATGGTGTATTCGCCCCTGGCCCAACGCTCGCTGGACGAGCCCTACACTGTCTACGGACTGGTGGCGGAAAAAATGGAGCGCGCCGAGGACGGTATGTGGCTGCGCTTCTACCTCAACCCCAAAGCCCGCTTTGCCGACGGCCGCGCCATCACCGCTGAGGACGTGCGCTACACCTTCGACCTGCTGATGACCCAGGGCAGCCTGCGCTATCGCACGCAGTTTGCCGACGTCAAAGGCGTCGAGGTCGAGTCGCCACGGACCATTCGCTTCGACTTCAAGAACAACCAGAATCGCACCCTGGCACTGGATATCGCGACCTTGCCGGTGTTCCCCGAACACTGGTGGAAAAGCCGCGACTTCGCCAATGGTGGCGGCTACGAAGCGCCCCTGGGCAGCGGCCCGTACCGCGTCAGCAAGATCGACTCCGGGCGCAGCATCACCTTCGAGCGCAACCCCGACTGGTGGGCCAAGGACCTGCCCGTCAGCCGCGGCCTGTACAATTTCGACCGCTTCAGCATCGAGTACTTTGGCGACACCGACGTGGCGCGCCAGGTCTTGCGCGGCGGCGCCTACGACTATAACCGCGAGTTCTCCGCCACCGGTTATTCCATCGGCTACGACGGTCCAGCCCTGAACGACGGCCGCCTGCAGAAAGCCCACCTGGCCAAGCAGGCTCCACAAACGTCCCAGGGTTTTGTGTTCAACCTGCAGAACCCGATGTTCAAGGACCGCCGCGTGCGCCAGGCCCTGGCCATGCTCTGGGATTTCGAGTGGAGCAACCGGCAGATGATGCGTGACCTGTACATCCGCCAGCAGAGCTTCTTCTCCAACACCGAGTTGGCCGCACGCCAACTGCCGGATGCCGACGAACTGGCGATTCTCGAACCACTGCGCGGACAGATTCCCGACGAGGTCTTCACGCAGGTCTTCGAAGCGCCGAAAACCGATGGCAGCGGGCTGATTCGCGACAAGCAACTGCAAGCCCTGGACCTGCTGGAACAGGCCGGCTGGAAACCCGACGGCGATCGGCTGGTGAATGCCCAGGGGGAACCGCTGGCGTTCACGTTCCTGATCAGCCAGAACGGCATGGATCGCCTGTTGTTGCCCTACAAACGCACCCTGGCGCAGATCGGCATTCACCTCAATATCCGCCTGATCGACTCCTCGCAGTACGTCAATCGCCTGATGAGCCGCGACTACGACATGATCGTCACCGGCTACCCGGTCAGCACCTCGCCGGGTGGTGAGCTGTTCAACTATTTCGGCTCGGCCGCGGCCAACGACCCCGGCGCCAACAACTACATGGCCTTGCAGAACCCCGCCGTCGACCGCCTGCTCGATGGCCTGGTCAAGGCCACCACCCAGGCCGACATGCTGCGCCATGCCCACGCCCTGGACCGGGTGCTGCAATGGAACTACTACTGGATTCCCAACTACTACCCGCCGGGCAGCTCCACGGTGTGGTGGAACCGCTTTGGCATGCCGGCGGTACCGGCCAGCAATGACGAAGCCATCGAGAGTTGGTGGCAAGTGAGCACCACGCCGCTGACCAATGAACAAATGGCCGCCGAACGCATCAAGCGTGGCCAGCCCGGAGGACCGCGCTGA